The following is a genomic window from Candidatus Kapaibacterium sp..
CCGTGGGTTGCATTTGTAGTGCTATTAGTTGACATTCTTAGTTACCTCATCATAATGTTCGTATTCGTAAGGACCATATTTCACAGTTGGGATTTTCTTAAAATTCAATAATGGAGGTGGCGAAGGTACTGTCCATTCCAAAGTCATTCCACCCCAGGGATTATTTCCGGATTTCTTGCCGTTTTTCAGTCCAAGGAACAAATTGATAAACATGAGTAAAATACCTGCTATCAGCACCCACGAACCAACTGTCGCAAACTGGTGCATTCCTTGAAATTCGGGCAAATAGTCATAATACCTTCGAGGCATTCCTAAATATCCGAGTATGAAAAACGTAAAATATAACATATTGAATCCAACCACCATTATTGCAAGTGCAATATTGGCGATTTTAGTATTATACATTTTGCCAAACATTTTCGGGAACCAATAATGCAAAGCTGCAAAGAAAATAAATATCGTTCCGCCAAACATAACGTAATGGAAATGGGCAACAACAAAATATGTATCATGCAAATGGACATCTGTAGCTAATGAACCGAGTACTAATCCGGTCAGACCACCAATTGAAAATAAGAAAATGAATGCCATCACATATAGAAATGGTGTTTCTGCCTTAATCGAGCCTTTGTACATAGTAGCGACCCAATTGAAAATTTTAACGCCCGAAGGCAATGCCACAATGAATGTCAGGAATGAATAAACCCACCGCGATTCGTCGCTCATACCCGATGTGAACATATGATGTCCCCATACTAAAGTACCGACAAATGCAATGGCAATAGACGATACAGCGATTGCACCATAGCCGAATATTGTTTTTCGAGCAAATGTAGGAATAATTTCAGATACTACACCCATCGCCGGCAAAATCATAATATATACAGCCGGGTGGGAATAAATCCAGAATAAGTGCTGAAACAAAATCGGGTCACCGCCCATAGCAGGGTCGAACAATCCAACACCGAACATTCTTTCTACAACAACCAATAAAATTGTAATACCGATAATCGGAGTTCCGATAATTTGAATCCAAGCAGTTGAATACAAAGACCAAATAAAAAGTGGCATTTTGAAGAAAGTCATACCGGGAGCTCTCAATCTATGCACAGTAGTTACAAAGTTCACACCTGTTAAAATTGACGAGAATCCCAGAATAAATGCAGCCATTAGCGGCATAATTACTTCTGTTCCGGTTCGCAAACTATATGGTGCGTAAAAAGTCCAACCTGTATCAATAGGTCCGCCACTCAAAAATAGTGAAGCAACTGCCAATAATCCGCCGATTGTGTAGAGATACCACGAAAATAGATTCAGACGCGGAAATGACACGTCCTCTGCCCCAATCTGAATCGGGAGAAAAAAGTTTCCAAATCCGGCAGGAATACCGGGGATAATTACCAAAAATATCATTATAATGCCATGCAATGTAAACAGAGCATTATATGTTTGCGGTCCCATAACGTCTTGCCCGGGATTCCACATTTCAAGTCGCATGAAGAAACCAAGCGTCATGCCGACAAGGAAAAATAAAACCATCGAACCAAGATACAATAGACCAATTCTTTTGTGGTCAACGGAAAGCAACCAACCCAAAATACCGGAATGCTTCCCTTTGTACTGATAAAAATTCACATAATCACCACTGGTGTTTACTGTCGAATCAGACATTCTCTTCTCCTTTACTTACTTTTTTTGTTCTTCCTTTTACTAATAAAACCACGAAGAAAATACCTACCCCAAGAAAAATCACAGTACCGGCAACCTTGTTAAAATTGAAAACATAAGTCCTGCCCTCAGGGTCATAGCTGAAGCAATATGCAAGCATCTTAGAAATCGGTGGGGCTGATATGCCCTTTGATGCTTCGATAACAGCTAATTTAAAATCAAAAGGCGAATAGTCAGTACCCAATAAATATCGTGTAATTTTGCCATCAGGTGCAATCATTATCAATGCACCGGCATGAACGAAATCGTCTTCGCCGTCAGGTATATATCTGAAACCGACTGCATCGGTGATTTTTGCAATATTAGTGCTGTCTCCTGCCATAAAAATCCAATCATCCGGTGAAATCGGACGAGTCATACCTGCTATATAATTCGCTTTCCATTTTTTGGCGTCCTCGTGATTTTCACGCGGGTCGAAACTAATTGTCAATACTTTGTAATCTTTGCCGGGTTCAATAGCCGATTTGTCAATGACTTCGCCGAGACTATTGAGCAAAGGACTGCAAATCCCCGGGCAATGATAATAAACTAATGATAGAACTACCGGTTTGTCTATCAAATCTTTCAAAGTTCGCTTGTATCCTTCCGAATCAACAAACTCCAAATCCAATGGTAGATAAGTGTCGAGTTTCTTTTCATGCTCTATACCGACTTCGATTTTGTCTTCTACTGCAGAAGTCAAGCTCAAAGGCAATACAGCTATTAAAAATGCTAAAAAATATTTCATGATTGTGACTGTAGATTAAGCCTGTTACGGGCGTTTAATAAGAATGAATGCAATGTTGTAAGTTCGTCTTTAGTCAGTCTCAATGTCGTTGGTCTGAAACCATTGTCGTTAATTGTAGAGCTAATTTCTTTGATAAATGCACCGGTTCCACTTTGCCAATTTTTGCCATTAACAAGTGTAGTTGATGCTTTTTCCTTATTGCTTATTACTTTATCTAATAAAGTAGCCATATCGCCTTCAACAGTATTCAATTCGTTAGTCAATTGTTCAATTTTAGTCTTATTGTTACTATATTCCTCGTTCATTTTGGTCATAGCCATCGAAACCGAAATTTGGTTTGATGTAACTTTGCCTTCGGAAAGAGAATAAGTCAAATCTAAAGTTTCCAAATCTGAATCGGAATCCTTAGGAAAATCAGTCATCAAGGAGTGCATATAATGAATTAGAGCAAACCTATCCATAACCGTCAAATAATTATACGATACCATTCCTGTACCGGGGATTCCTTCTTCCAAAGTCTTCCACATTTGCGATAGTTTAGCACCATTTTTCCATCCTTGCAAATCAACTAAGTTACGAGGTTTTGGATTCAATCCTGCACCCGCAATTCCATCGCCTTTGCCTTCATTTCCATGACACGACGAGCAATTTGCTTTGTATAATTCGGCTCCTTTGGCAATCATTTCGGCATTGGGAACACTGATTTCCTTAACATTTACGCCTTCCATCATCGCACCTTTTTGAATCGCAATTTCAGGTGCAACAGTATCGCGAGCAAGCAGTTGTTTTTGTTGAGTATTTAAGAAAGCATGGTCAAGATTGAATACCCAATACATTCCGACGACAATAATCAGCATAATTAAATAAGGATAAACAATAGCAAACAATCTTAAAGGATTTTTCAAGAAATCCTTGTAATTTATCTCATCTTCGGGTCTGAATTTATTTTCCATTTTTTATTTCCTAATTAATTAAAGATGAAATTCCAAACCTTTTCTGAATTTCGGGTCGCCAATTGGCATGAGAT
Proteins encoded in this region:
- a CDS encoding SCO family protein, encoding MKYFLAFLIAVLPLSLTSAVEDKIEVGIEHEKKLDTYLPLDLEFVDSEGYKRTLKDLIDKPVVLSLVYYHCPGICSPLLNSLGEVIDKSAIEPGKDYKVLTISFDPRENHEDAKKWKANYIAGMTRPISPDDWIFMAGDSTNIAKITDAVGFRYIPDGEDDFVHAGALIMIAPDGKITRYLLGTDYSPFDFKLAVIEASKGISAPPISKMLAYCFSYDPEGRTYVFNFNKVAGTVIFLGVGIFFVVLLVKGRTKKVSKGEENV
- a CDS encoding cytochrome c, with translation MENKFRPEDEINYKDFLKNPLRLFAIVYPYLIMLIIVVGMYWVFNLDHAFLNTQQKQLLARDTVAPEIAIQKGAMMEGVNVKEISVPNAEMIAKGAELYKANCSSCHGNEGKGDGIAGAGLNPKPRNLVDLQGWKNGAKLSQMWKTLEEGIPGTGMVSYNYLTVMDRFALIHYMHSLMTDFPKDSDSDLETLDLTYSLSEGKVTSNQISVSMAMTKMNEEYSNNKTKIEQLTNELNTVEGDMATLLDKVISNKEKASTTLVNGKNWQSGTGAFIKEISSTINDNGFRPTTLRLTKDELTTLHSFLLNARNRLNLQSQS
- the ctaD gene encoding cytochrome c oxidase subunit I — encoded protein: MSDSTVNTSGDYVNFYQYKGKHSGILGWLLSVDHKRIGLLYLGSMVLFFLVGMTLGFFMRLEMWNPGQDVMGPQTYNALFTLHGIIMIFLVIIPGIPAGFGNFFLPIQIGAEDVSFPRLNLFSWYLYTIGGLLAVASLFLSGGPIDTGWTFYAPYSLRTGTEVIMPLMAAFILGFSSILTGVNFVTTVHRLRAPGMTFFKMPLFIWSLYSTAWIQIIGTPIIGITILLVVVERMFGVGLFDPAMGGDPILFQHLFWIYSHPAVYIMILPAMGVVSEIIPTFARKTIFGYGAIAVSSIAIAFVGTLVWGHHMFTSGMSDESRWVYSFLTFIVALPSGVKIFNWVATMYKGSIKAETPFLYVMAFIFLFSIGGLTGLVLGSLATDVHLHDTYFVVAHFHYVMFGGTIFIFFAALHYWFPKMFGKMYNTKIANIALAIMVVGFNMLYFTFFILGYLGMPRRYYDYLPEFQGMHQFATVGSWVLIAGILLMFINLFLGLKNGKKSGNNPWGGMTLEWTVPSPPPLLNFKKIPTVKYGPYEYEHYDEVTKNVN